In the genome of Vicia villosa cultivar HV-30 ecotype Madison, WI linkage group LG7, Vvil1.0, whole genome shotgun sequence, one region contains:
- the LOC131621027 gene encoding anaphase-promoting complex subunit 1 isoform X1, which translates to MSIGVRRLTLLGEFKPFGLIAEALDGKSAETVTENYEYFLFDPEIARDRDAEDHCDEVASALNNRGDHELFIRGKRIIWSIDARVFKRFTMESSIVKVCWCHLGHTAEALLCILQIDRLTIYSTSGEVVSVQLPRTITSIWPLPFGLLLQQEVEASTSSRLSFSSTSPLLSTRDVLLSASNHIQKRDGSLVSSHLILMDPLDEQLPTFIEERGKLNVMKEYDEKTIWTSDQVPLMASYNKGKMQHSLWVAEIINSNFDEAASGLLNVDPMGLSPKHLSFRRLWQGKGAQTAACKVFMATGDDAAPVVCFFHQEQRKLLSVSLQTVEINNEIVYDVKPDMSWIIAAVAASPVMVTRPRVKIGLLPHSDIMVLTPENALLLYSGKQCLCRFVLPSCLNKDKILHDLELPETSSLSNALKITGLSDAVEGRVNVIVNNKQMFRCALRQSPSSSLANDCITALAEGIDSSFYKHFLGLLWKDDYPADFSEAESNVDSEWDSFCRVIMKLCKKSNIVSQKRSGLVPQCAWDFLLSSQFHNNFCKVNSLFGKSCAVPLDQLESSSSTSSIDGTQISKTPFYTELLIECLESLHALYESLKLDNLRKRDLEHLAILLCNIANFLGEDNYLDHYIRDFPLSCKKFLKSGTTISPKIPPSLFRWLENCLQHGCNSANISDLPSLLCKDGCHVASLARKIVCFYSILSGANLLGKKLSSGVYCNIITGSYSSKEELTVLAMVGERFGLQQLDSLPSGVSLPLRHALDKCRDSSPNDWPAAAYVLLGRQDLAMSTLARKCKYKEIETPTNVNVISMSTPYMLNLHPVTISSTISDAIGLEGTKLEDTDSVDGSLLDGMEHIFNSSTQLRYGRDLRLNEVRRLLCSSRPVAIQTSVNHSASDQDLQQTQLWHLAQRTTSLPLGRGAFTLATIHTLLTEAFSAPKLVLAGRLPAQQNATVNLDPNIRNIPELRSWPEFHNAVAAGLRLAPLQGKMSRTWIIYNKPDEPNSVHAGLLLGLGLHGYLRVLSITDIYQYFFQEHESTTVGLMLGLASSYRGTMQPAISKILYLHIPVRHPSSYPELEVPTLLQSAALMSAGILYKGSAHPQTMQVLLGEIGRRSGGDNVLEREGHAVSAGFALGLVALGRGEDALGFIDSFVNRLFLYIGGKAHNERPLFSTISIDERPGSSQMMDGTTINIDVTAPGAIIALALMFLKTEAEAVASRLSIPNTRFDLQYVRPDFIMLRVIARNLIMWSSVHPSKDWVWSQIPEIVRCGVEGIGGDDNDVDDMDAEAFMQAYVNIVAGACISLGLVFAGTRNGNAQELLYEFAMYFLNEIKPVSPTSGKFYPKGLSRYIDRGTLETCLHLIVLSLSVVMAGSGHLQTFRLLRFLRSRNCADGQSSYGIQMAVSLATGFLFLGGGMRTFSTNSSSVAALLITLYPRLPMGPNDNRCHLQAFRHLYVLATEARWIQTVDVDTGLPVYAPIEVTVRETEHYAESSFCEVTPCLLPERAILKTIRVCGPRYWPQVVDFTPEDKPWWNFGDKNNPFNSGILFIKRKVGACSYVDDPIGCQSLLSRAMHKVFGLTSLKASDTVTDVHSGSGSITIDQLVGTFSSDPSLIAFAQFCCDPSWYSRSDVDFKEFCLQVLFECVSKDRPALLQVYLSLYTTVESMVNQITTGAVVCGDSLSISGFKLALTYIEALMTGILSTPKGGIVQSTFVGSLRKKVEELLNSSQELKDDFRKYLKLGKWPEGESQDKRSILLSWYLQWYNVPASSVIRTAIDRVKPKRMSSSSIPLLRLSLPRTHINVIHEIDRCLT; encoded by the exons GTGTGCTGGTGTCATCTGGGTCATACAGCTGAAGCTCTTTTATGTATATTACAAATTGATCGTTTGACAATCTATAGTACATCTG GTGAAGTAGTTTCAGTTCAACTTCCTCGTACAATCACATCTATATGGCCTCTTCCATTTGGTTTATTGCTCCAGCAGGAAGTTGAAGCAAGCACATCATCACGTCTTTCATTTTCATCTACAAGCCCTTTGCTTAGCACCCGTGATGTGTTGCTTAGTGCATCTAATCATATCCAAAAGAGAGATGGAAGTTTAGTATCCTCTCATTTGATCTTGATGGATCCGTTGGATGAACAGCTA CCAACTTTTATTGAAGAAAGAGGGAAATTGAACGTTATGAAGGAATATGACGAAAAGACAATTTGGACAAGTGATCAGGTCCCGCTTATGGCATCTTATAATAAAG GCAAGATGCAGCACTCTTTGTGGGTTGCAGAAATCATCAATTCAAACTTTGATGAGGCAGCCTCTGGTTTATTGAATGTAGATCCTATGGGTTTATCGCCAAAGCACCTGTCCTTTCGTAGATTATGGCAGGGAAAAGGCGCTCAAACAGCTGCTTGTAAG GTCTTCATGGCCACTGGTGATGATGCAGCTCCTGTTGTATGCTTTTTTCACCAAGAACAAAGAAAGTTGTTGTCTGTTAGtcttcaaactgttgaaataAATAATGAGATTGTGTATGATGTTAAACCTGATATGAGCTGGATCATAGCTGCAGTTGCAGCTTCACCTGTGATGGTGACTCGTCCAAG GGTCAAAATTGGACTACTTCCACATTCAGACATAATGGTTTTGACTCCAGAAAATGCTCTGCTTCTCTAT TCTGGGAAGCAATGCCTATGTAGATTCGTGCTACCTTCTTGCTTAAATAAAGACAAGATTTTGCATGATTTGGAGCTTCCAGAAACATCCTCTCTTTCCAATGCCTTAAAGATTACTGGCCTTTCTGATGCTGTTGAAGGGCGTGTCAATGTGATAGTAAATAATAAGCAG ATGTTTAGATGTGCATTACGACAAAGTCCTTCTTCATCATTAGCTAATGATTGCATCACAGCACTTGCTGAGGGGATTGATTCTAGTTTCTACAAAcattttcttggtcttctttgGAAAGATGATTATCCCGCTGATTTCTCAGAAGCTGAATCTAATGTCGATTCAGAATGGGATTCTTTTTGTCGTGTAATTATGAAACTCTGCAAAAAATCTAACATTGTATCTCAAAAGCGTTCTGGTTTGGTGCCACAATGCGCTTGGGACTTCCTTCTCAGCAGCCAATTTCACAATAATTTCTGCAAAGTAAACTCCTTGTTTGGAAAATCTTGTGCTGTGCCTCTTGATCAGCTGGAGTCAAGTTCTTCTACATCATCTATAGATGGTACACAAATTTCTAAAACGCCATTTTACACCGAACTGTTAATAGAATGTCTGGAATCTCTTCATGCACTCTATGAGAGCTTGAAACTGGATAATCTTCGCAAAAG GGACTTAGAGCATCTAGCAATTCTCTTATGCAACATTGCCAATTTTCTCGGCGAGGACAATTACTTGGACCATTATATCCGCGATTTCCCCCTCTCCTGTAAAAAGTTTCTGAAATCTGGAACAACCATTTCCCCTAAAATTCCTCCAAGTTTATTCCGATGGCTTGAGAACTGCTTGCAACATGGATGTAATTCTGCTAATATTAGTGATCTTCCATCTCTACTCTGCAAAGATGGATGCCATGTTGCTAGTTTGGCGCGGAAAATAGTTTGCTTTTACAGTATACTATCAGGTGCTAATTTGCTTGGAAAGAAGCTTTCATCTGGTGTTTACTGTAACATTATCACGggatcttattcttcaaaggAGGAGCTTACTGTTTTAGCAATGGTTGGTGAAAGGTTCGGACTTCAACAACTTGACTCCTTGCCTTCCGGTGTATCTCTTCCACTTCGACAT GCATTGGATAAATGTCGAGATTCTTCTCCCAATGACTGGCCAGCTGCTGCTTATGTCCTTCTTGGTCGGCAAGATTTGGCGATGTCAACTTTAGCACGTAAATGCAAGTATAAGGAAATTGAAACACCGACCAATGTGAATGTTATCTCTATGTCCACACCTTATATGCTTAATCTGCACCCTGTGACAATATCTTCTACTATTTCTGATGCAATTGGATTGGAAGGGACTAAGCTTGAGGACACAGATTCAGTTGATGGGTCTTTGTTAGATGGTATGGAGCATATTTTCAACTCCAGCACACAGTTGCGTTATGGTCGTGATCTGCGGTTGAATGAG GTTAGACGCCTTTTGTGCTCTTCAAGACCTGTGGCAATTCAAACATCAGTTAACCATAGTGCCTCTGATCAGGACCTCCAGCAG ACTCAATTGTGGCACCTTGCCCAAAGAACCACTTCACTACCACTTGGACGTGGGGCATTTACCCTCGCTACCATACATACACTCTTAACCGAG GCTTTTAGTGCGCCAAAGCTTGTACTGGCAGGTCGGTTGCCAGCCCAACAGAATGCAACC GTTAACCTCGATCCCAACATCAGGAACATACCAGAACTTAGGTCTTGGCCTGAGTTTCATAATGCTGTTGCTGCTGGGCTTAGACTAGCCCCCCTTCAG GGAAAAATGTCAAGAACATGGATAATATATAATAAACCTGATGAACCGAATTCTGTTCATGCCGGGCTGCTCCTTGGTCTAGGACTGCATGGATATCTGCGTGTACTAAGTATTACTGACATTTATCAGTACTTTTTTCAG GAGCATGAAAGTACTACTGTAGGATTAATGCTTGGCCTAGCATCTTCTTATAGAGGCACTATGCAACCGGCAATATCGAAG ATACTCTATCTTCATATTCCTGTACGACATCCATCTTCCTACCCAGAGTTAGAGGTTCCAACCTTGCTCCAG TCAGCAGCTTTAATGTCAGCAGGGATCCTTTATAAAGGTTCAGCTCATCCACAAACAATGCAGGTTTTATTG GGTGAAATTGGGCGCCGAAGCGGAGGTGATAATGTTCTTGAGCGAGAGGGCCATGCTGTTTCTGCAGGATTTGCTTTGGGTCTTGTTGCATTGg GACGGGGAGAAGATGCACTTGGTTTCATAGACTCATTTGTCAATAGACTGTTTCTCTACATTGGTGGTAAAGCTCACAAT GAGAGACCACTTTTTTCGACAATCTCAATAGATGAAAGACCTGGTTCTTCCCAG ATGATGGATGGTACAACGATCAATATAGATGTTACAGCACCTGGAGCGATAATTGCCCTAGCTTTGATGTTTTTGAAA ACAGAGGCTGAGGCTGTTGCATCTAGGCTCTCAATTCCCAATACACGCTTTGATTTGCAATATGTACGGCCCGACTTCATAATGCTTCGTGTCATCGCTCGAAATTTAATAATGTGGAGCAG TGTTCATCCCTCAAAAGATTGGGTTTGGTCCCAAATTCCTGAAATTGTCAGATGTGGTGTGGAAGGCATTGGCGGGGATGACAATGATGTTGATGATATGGATGCCGAAGCTTTTATGCAGGCCTATGTTAATATTGTGGCTGGAGCTTGTATATCTCTTG GACTGGTTTTTGCTGGCACAAGAAATGGAAATGCACAGGAATTACTTTATGAATTTGCCATGTACTTTCTTAACGAG ATCAAGCCTGTTTCCCCTACAAGTGGAAAATTTTATCCTAAGGGACTGTCTCGTTACATTGACCGAGGCACATTGGAAACATGCCTTCACCTTATTGTGCTTTCCCTTTCCGTG GTAATGGCTGGGTCTGGCCATTTACAGACCTTTCGGTTGTTGAGATTCCTAAGGAGCAGAAATTGTGCGGACGGGCAGTCAAGTTATGGTATTCAGATGGCA GTGAGCTTAGCTACTGGTTTCTTATTTCTTGGTGGTGGAATGAGAACATTTTCAACAAACAGCAGTTCCGTTGCTGCTTTGCTCATTACTCTATATCCACGTTTGCCCATGGGTCCAAATGATAACAGATGCCACCTTCAG GCATTTCGCCATCTTTATGTCCTTGCAACAGAGGCGCGATGGATTCAGACTGTTGATGTTGACACAGGTCTTCCTGTTTATGCTCCTATCGAGGTCACAGTCCGAGAAACTGAGCATTATGCAGAGTCAAGCTTTTGTGAGGTCACTCCTTGCCTTCTGCCAGAACGAGCTATT TTGAAAACTATACGTGTTTGTGGGCCTCGCTACTGGCCTCAGGTAGTAGACTTTACCCCTGAAG ATAAACCTTGGTGGAATTTTGGTGACAAGAATAATCCATTTAATTCTGGTATTCtttttatcaaaagaaaagtCGGAGCTTGTTCATATGTTGATGATCCCATTGGGTGCCAGTCACTATTGTCACGGGCAATGCACAAG GTTTTTGGCCTTACAAGTTTAAAAGCATCCGATACAGTCACCGATGTCCATAGTGGATCTGGTTCTATCACCATTGATCAGTTGGTCGGTACTTTTTCATCTGATCCTAGTTTGATTGCTTTTGCACAATTTTGCTGTGATCCCTCGTGGTATAGTAG ATCTGATGTTGATTTCAAGGAATTTTGCTTGCAAGTATTATTTGAGTGCGTGAGCAAAGACAGACCAGCTCTTTTACAG GTATATTTGTCATTGTACACAACAGTTGAGTCCATGGTCAATCAAATTACTACTGGTGCCGTTGTTTGTGGTGACTCACTCTCTATATCTGGTTTTAAG CTTGCACTAACTTATATTGAAGCATTGATGACTGGAATACTATCCACTCCAAAAGGAGGAATCGTGCAATCAACGTTTGTTGGTTCTCTTAGGAAGAAGGTGGAAGAACTTCTAAATAGTTCTCAGGAATTGAAGGATGATTTTCGCAAATATCTGAAATTGGGAAAATGGCCTGAAGGGGAATCACAGGATAAGCGCTCCATTCTTCTTTCTTGGTATCTTCAGTGGTATAATGTACCTGCTTCATCAGTTATCAGGACAGCTATTGATAGAGTCAAACCTAAGCGCATGTCATCGTCTTCAATTCCCTTGTTGCGACTGTCTTTACCAAGAACTCATATCAATGTTATTCATGAGATAGACAGGTGTTTGACATGA
- the LOC131621027 gene encoding anaphase-promoting complex subunit 1 isoform X2 — protein sequence MKEYDEKTIWTSDQVPLMASYNKGKMQHSLWVAEIINSNFDEAASGLLNVDPMGLSPKHLSFRRLWQGKGAQTAACKVFMATGDDAAPVVCFFHQEQRKLLSVSLQTVEINNEIVYDVKPDMSWIIAAVAASPVMVTRPRVKIGLLPHSDIMVLTPENALLLYSGKQCLCRFVLPSCLNKDKILHDLELPETSSLSNALKITGLSDAVEGRVNVIVNNKQMFRCALRQSPSSSLANDCITALAEGIDSSFYKHFLGLLWKDDYPADFSEAESNVDSEWDSFCRVIMKLCKKSNIVSQKRSGLVPQCAWDFLLSSQFHNNFCKVNSLFGKSCAVPLDQLESSSSTSSIDGTQISKTPFYTELLIECLESLHALYESLKLDNLRKRDLEHLAILLCNIANFLGEDNYLDHYIRDFPLSCKKFLKSGTTISPKIPPSLFRWLENCLQHGCNSANISDLPSLLCKDGCHVASLARKIVCFYSILSGANLLGKKLSSGVYCNIITGSYSSKEELTVLAMVGERFGLQQLDSLPSGVSLPLRHALDKCRDSSPNDWPAAAYVLLGRQDLAMSTLARKCKYKEIETPTNVNVISMSTPYMLNLHPVTISSTISDAIGLEGTKLEDTDSVDGSLLDGMEHIFNSSTQLRYGRDLRLNEVRRLLCSSRPVAIQTSVNHSASDQDLQQTQLWHLAQRTTSLPLGRGAFTLATIHTLLTEAFSAPKLVLAGRLPAQQNATVNLDPNIRNIPELRSWPEFHNAVAAGLRLAPLQGKMSRTWIIYNKPDEPNSVHAGLLLGLGLHGYLRVLSITDIYQYFFQEHESTTVGLMLGLASSYRGTMQPAISKILYLHIPVRHPSSYPELEVPTLLQSAALMSAGILYKGSAHPQTMQVLLGEIGRRSGGDNVLEREGHAVSAGFALGLVALGRGEDALGFIDSFVNRLFLYIGGKAHNERPLFSTISIDERPGSSQMMDGTTINIDVTAPGAIIALALMFLKTEAEAVASRLSIPNTRFDLQYVRPDFIMLRVIARNLIMWSSVHPSKDWVWSQIPEIVRCGVEGIGGDDNDVDDMDAEAFMQAYVNIVAGACISLGLVFAGTRNGNAQELLYEFAMYFLNEIKPVSPTSGKFYPKGLSRYIDRGTLETCLHLIVLSLSVVMAGSGHLQTFRLLRFLRSRNCADGQSSYGIQMAVSLATGFLFLGGGMRTFSTNSSSVAALLITLYPRLPMGPNDNRCHLQAFRHLYVLATEARWIQTVDVDTGLPVYAPIEVTVRETEHYAESSFCEVTPCLLPERAILKTIRVCGPRYWPQVVDFTPEDKPWWNFGDKNNPFNSGILFIKRKVGACSYVDDPIGCQSLLSRAMHKVFGLTSLKASDTVTDVHSGSGSITIDQLVGTFSSDPSLIAFAQFCCDPSWYSRSDVDFKEFCLQVLFECVSKDRPALLQVYLSLYTTVESMVNQITTGAVVCGDSLSISGFKLALTYIEALMTGILSTPKGGIVQSTFVGSLRKKVEELLNSSQELKDDFRKYLKLGKWPEGESQDKRSILLSWYLQWYNVPASSVIRTAIDRVKPKRMSSSSIPLLRLSLPRTHINVIHEIDRCLT from the exons ATGAAGGAATATGACGAAAAGACAATTTGGACAAGTGATCAGGTCCCGCTTATGGCATCTTATAATAAAG GCAAGATGCAGCACTCTTTGTGGGTTGCAGAAATCATCAATTCAAACTTTGATGAGGCAGCCTCTGGTTTATTGAATGTAGATCCTATGGGTTTATCGCCAAAGCACCTGTCCTTTCGTAGATTATGGCAGGGAAAAGGCGCTCAAACAGCTGCTTGTAAG GTCTTCATGGCCACTGGTGATGATGCAGCTCCTGTTGTATGCTTTTTTCACCAAGAACAAAGAAAGTTGTTGTCTGTTAGtcttcaaactgttgaaataAATAATGAGATTGTGTATGATGTTAAACCTGATATGAGCTGGATCATAGCTGCAGTTGCAGCTTCACCTGTGATGGTGACTCGTCCAAG GGTCAAAATTGGACTACTTCCACATTCAGACATAATGGTTTTGACTCCAGAAAATGCTCTGCTTCTCTAT TCTGGGAAGCAATGCCTATGTAGATTCGTGCTACCTTCTTGCTTAAATAAAGACAAGATTTTGCATGATTTGGAGCTTCCAGAAACATCCTCTCTTTCCAATGCCTTAAAGATTACTGGCCTTTCTGATGCTGTTGAAGGGCGTGTCAATGTGATAGTAAATAATAAGCAG ATGTTTAGATGTGCATTACGACAAAGTCCTTCTTCATCATTAGCTAATGATTGCATCACAGCACTTGCTGAGGGGATTGATTCTAGTTTCTACAAAcattttcttggtcttctttgGAAAGATGATTATCCCGCTGATTTCTCAGAAGCTGAATCTAATGTCGATTCAGAATGGGATTCTTTTTGTCGTGTAATTATGAAACTCTGCAAAAAATCTAACATTGTATCTCAAAAGCGTTCTGGTTTGGTGCCACAATGCGCTTGGGACTTCCTTCTCAGCAGCCAATTTCACAATAATTTCTGCAAAGTAAACTCCTTGTTTGGAAAATCTTGTGCTGTGCCTCTTGATCAGCTGGAGTCAAGTTCTTCTACATCATCTATAGATGGTACACAAATTTCTAAAACGCCATTTTACACCGAACTGTTAATAGAATGTCTGGAATCTCTTCATGCACTCTATGAGAGCTTGAAACTGGATAATCTTCGCAAAAG GGACTTAGAGCATCTAGCAATTCTCTTATGCAACATTGCCAATTTTCTCGGCGAGGACAATTACTTGGACCATTATATCCGCGATTTCCCCCTCTCCTGTAAAAAGTTTCTGAAATCTGGAACAACCATTTCCCCTAAAATTCCTCCAAGTTTATTCCGATGGCTTGAGAACTGCTTGCAACATGGATGTAATTCTGCTAATATTAGTGATCTTCCATCTCTACTCTGCAAAGATGGATGCCATGTTGCTAGTTTGGCGCGGAAAATAGTTTGCTTTTACAGTATACTATCAGGTGCTAATTTGCTTGGAAAGAAGCTTTCATCTGGTGTTTACTGTAACATTATCACGggatcttattcttcaaaggAGGAGCTTACTGTTTTAGCAATGGTTGGTGAAAGGTTCGGACTTCAACAACTTGACTCCTTGCCTTCCGGTGTATCTCTTCCACTTCGACAT GCATTGGATAAATGTCGAGATTCTTCTCCCAATGACTGGCCAGCTGCTGCTTATGTCCTTCTTGGTCGGCAAGATTTGGCGATGTCAACTTTAGCACGTAAATGCAAGTATAAGGAAATTGAAACACCGACCAATGTGAATGTTATCTCTATGTCCACACCTTATATGCTTAATCTGCACCCTGTGACAATATCTTCTACTATTTCTGATGCAATTGGATTGGAAGGGACTAAGCTTGAGGACACAGATTCAGTTGATGGGTCTTTGTTAGATGGTATGGAGCATATTTTCAACTCCAGCACACAGTTGCGTTATGGTCGTGATCTGCGGTTGAATGAG GTTAGACGCCTTTTGTGCTCTTCAAGACCTGTGGCAATTCAAACATCAGTTAACCATAGTGCCTCTGATCAGGACCTCCAGCAG ACTCAATTGTGGCACCTTGCCCAAAGAACCACTTCACTACCACTTGGACGTGGGGCATTTACCCTCGCTACCATACATACACTCTTAACCGAG GCTTTTAGTGCGCCAAAGCTTGTACTGGCAGGTCGGTTGCCAGCCCAACAGAATGCAACC GTTAACCTCGATCCCAACATCAGGAACATACCAGAACTTAGGTCTTGGCCTGAGTTTCATAATGCTGTTGCTGCTGGGCTTAGACTAGCCCCCCTTCAG GGAAAAATGTCAAGAACATGGATAATATATAATAAACCTGATGAACCGAATTCTGTTCATGCCGGGCTGCTCCTTGGTCTAGGACTGCATGGATATCTGCGTGTACTAAGTATTACTGACATTTATCAGTACTTTTTTCAG GAGCATGAAAGTACTACTGTAGGATTAATGCTTGGCCTAGCATCTTCTTATAGAGGCACTATGCAACCGGCAATATCGAAG ATACTCTATCTTCATATTCCTGTACGACATCCATCTTCCTACCCAGAGTTAGAGGTTCCAACCTTGCTCCAG TCAGCAGCTTTAATGTCAGCAGGGATCCTTTATAAAGGTTCAGCTCATCCACAAACAATGCAGGTTTTATTG GGTGAAATTGGGCGCCGAAGCGGAGGTGATAATGTTCTTGAGCGAGAGGGCCATGCTGTTTCTGCAGGATTTGCTTTGGGTCTTGTTGCATTGg GACGGGGAGAAGATGCACTTGGTTTCATAGACTCATTTGTCAATAGACTGTTTCTCTACATTGGTGGTAAAGCTCACAAT GAGAGACCACTTTTTTCGACAATCTCAATAGATGAAAGACCTGGTTCTTCCCAG ATGATGGATGGTACAACGATCAATATAGATGTTACAGCACCTGGAGCGATAATTGCCCTAGCTTTGATGTTTTTGAAA ACAGAGGCTGAGGCTGTTGCATCTAGGCTCTCAATTCCCAATACACGCTTTGATTTGCAATATGTACGGCCCGACTTCATAATGCTTCGTGTCATCGCTCGAAATTTAATAATGTGGAGCAG TGTTCATCCCTCAAAAGATTGGGTTTGGTCCCAAATTCCTGAAATTGTCAGATGTGGTGTGGAAGGCATTGGCGGGGATGACAATGATGTTGATGATATGGATGCCGAAGCTTTTATGCAGGCCTATGTTAATATTGTGGCTGGAGCTTGTATATCTCTTG GACTGGTTTTTGCTGGCACAAGAAATGGAAATGCACAGGAATTACTTTATGAATTTGCCATGTACTTTCTTAACGAG ATCAAGCCTGTTTCCCCTACAAGTGGAAAATTTTATCCTAAGGGACTGTCTCGTTACATTGACCGAGGCACATTGGAAACATGCCTTCACCTTATTGTGCTTTCCCTTTCCGTG GTAATGGCTGGGTCTGGCCATTTACAGACCTTTCGGTTGTTGAGATTCCTAAGGAGCAGAAATTGTGCGGACGGGCAGTCAAGTTATGGTATTCAGATGGCA GTGAGCTTAGCTACTGGTTTCTTATTTCTTGGTGGTGGAATGAGAACATTTTCAACAAACAGCAGTTCCGTTGCTGCTTTGCTCATTACTCTATATCCACGTTTGCCCATGGGTCCAAATGATAACAGATGCCACCTTCAG GCATTTCGCCATCTTTATGTCCTTGCAACAGAGGCGCGATGGATTCAGACTGTTGATGTTGACACAGGTCTTCCTGTTTATGCTCCTATCGAGGTCACAGTCCGAGAAACTGAGCATTATGCAGAGTCAAGCTTTTGTGAGGTCACTCCTTGCCTTCTGCCAGAACGAGCTATT TTGAAAACTATACGTGTTTGTGGGCCTCGCTACTGGCCTCAGGTAGTAGACTTTACCCCTGAAG ATAAACCTTGGTGGAATTTTGGTGACAAGAATAATCCATTTAATTCTGGTATTCtttttatcaaaagaaaagtCGGAGCTTGTTCATATGTTGATGATCCCATTGGGTGCCAGTCACTATTGTCACGGGCAATGCACAAG GTTTTTGGCCTTACAAGTTTAAAAGCATCCGATACAGTCACCGATGTCCATAGTGGATCTGGTTCTATCACCATTGATCAGTTGGTCGGTACTTTTTCATCTGATCCTAGTTTGATTGCTTTTGCACAATTTTGCTGTGATCCCTCGTGGTATAGTAG ATCTGATGTTGATTTCAAGGAATTTTGCTTGCAAGTATTATTTGAGTGCGTGAGCAAAGACAGACCAGCTCTTTTACAG GTATATTTGTCATTGTACACAACAGTTGAGTCCATGGTCAATCAAATTACTACTGGTGCCGTTGTTTGTGGTGACTCACTCTCTATATCTGGTTTTAAG CTTGCACTAACTTATATTGAAGCATTGATGACTGGAATACTATCCACTCCAAAAGGAGGAATCGTGCAATCAACGTTTGTTGGTTCTCTTAGGAAGAAGGTGGAAGAACTTCTAAATAGTTCTCAGGAATTGAAGGATGATTTTCGCAAATATCTGAAATTGGGAAAATGGCCTGAAGGGGAATCACAGGATAAGCGCTCCATTCTTCTTTCTTGGTATCTTCAGTGGTATAATGTACCTGCTTCATCAGTTATCAGGACAGCTATTGATAGAGTCAAACCTAAGCGCATGTCATCGTCTTCAATTCCCTTGTTGCGACTGTCTTTACCAAGAACTCATATCAATGTTATTCATGAGATAGACAGGTGTTTGACATGA